A genomic window from Maridesulfovibrio sp. includes:
- a CDS encoding flagellin → MRISTSQIYSQTMNSVSKSLNDYMDVNSWVSTQKEINAPSDDPAGMANVVNLRGYDAALEQYYNNAEMAGEYLGSADGLLIKASTTMSSVLEQIEQASTGTYTDAQSQSISVEIQGYLDSLLAIANSKMGSDYLFSGEATDTSPYDYIPGVTVTGDSPAKSDFGEISGELDDPVIVQFTSDGTIGTDTVSYTYSLDGGRTWLTGSLTTTDLTLELGDVSVEMNTGTAVTAWDENDDTGSSFVVRNSAVYNGSDAAMSVNISEGTEIDMTTVGSDIFGGVDGGTGTAYSDPNLFESISDAVAYAWIGNEDAVADTLVAVNEAYKEMTNMMADVGAREEKTEFISTSLSYTRERVSDAISNEEDADSAALTIELSKAEYIYQAVLSSTSDVIGMSILDYL, encoded by the coding sequence ATGAGAATAAGCACTTCGCAGATTTACTCGCAGACCATGAACAGCGTCTCTAAATCGTTAAATGATTACATGGATGTCAACTCTTGGGTCTCCACCCAGAAGGAAATCAACGCTCCCTCCGACGACCCGGCAGGAATGGCCAATGTCGTCAACCTGCGAGGCTACGATGCAGCCCTTGAGCAATACTACAATAATGCCGAGATGGCCGGTGAATATCTGGGTAGTGCTGACGGATTGCTGATTAAAGCCAGTACAACCATGTCCTCTGTGCTGGAGCAGATAGAGCAGGCGTCTACCGGGACCTATACTGATGCCCAGTCGCAGTCCATTTCCGTAGAAATTCAGGGTTACCTTGATTCCCTGCTGGCTATAGCCAATTCAAAAATGGGCAGTGATTACCTGTTTTCAGGAGAGGCCACCGACACTTCACCTTATGACTATATTCCCGGAGTTACTGTGACCGGAGATTCCCCGGCTAAAAGTGATTTCGGAGAAATCAGCGGCGAACTGGATGATCCTGTCATTGTGCAATTCACTTCCGATGGAACCATCGGCACGGACACTGTCTCATATACCTATTCGCTGGACGGGGGGCGTACATGGTTGACCGGCTCTCTGACAACAACTGATCTGACCCTTGAACTGGGTGATGTCTCCGTTGAAATGAATACCGGGACAGCTGTGACCGCGTGGGACGAAAATGATGATACCGGCAGCAGCTTTGTTGTTCGGAATTCTGCTGTATACAACGGTTCAGATGCAGCCATGTCCGTGAATATATCTGAGGGGACGGAAATCGATATGACCACAGTAGGCAGCGATATTTTTGGCGGTGTGGATGGTGGTACCGGAACTGCCTATTCTGATCCCAATCTATTTGAATCCATAAGTGACGCCGTAGCTTACGCGTGGATAGGCAATGAGGATGCAGTGGCAGATACGCTGGTTGCTGTAAATGAAGCCTATAAAGAAATGACCAATATGATGGCCGATGTCGGGGCCCGTGAAGAAAAGACTGAATTTATCAGTACAAGTCTCAGTTATACCCGGGAAAGGGTCAGTGATGCTATCAGCAACGAGGAAGATGCGGACAGCGCGGCCCTGACAATTGAGCTGAGCAAGGCCGAATATATTTATCAGGCCGTTCTCAGTTCAACTTCAGATGTGATCGGAATGAGCATACTGGATTATTTATAG
- the fliD gene encoding flagellar filament capping protein FliD has product MAMSVSTSTYTSTSTSGGFTINGLGNGTDWTDLIQSCVEAESYELEQYEADLEEAETICSLLEALDDELVDLAGTLQSYDEMDEFLSYSVATTGDGEVAASIEDGAGEGTYNVVVNQLAKKDIWISEELVYSSADEEIISSNSSITMTYSGEDITLNVTAGTSLQDLVDQINRDPDCDDKISAAVISDGTSYYLKLSGEDTGADNNLVLTDLAAIDGYAADSFTNTQAAQNAQLKVDGFPSGADEWIESGSNTVDDVIDSMSLTLNAVTDSNGIDIGVSYDTDAMVETIEDFVTEVNQVLYDLLDVTGALADADDEDDDSVYIKDATLDLVYSSIKNALTSAGLGFLYYNSETEEGDPFSSLSSVGITTDSTEGSDTFGQLEIDYDELEEALAEDPEAVALLFAASGEAETDSSDLRVISTIPGLTGAGDFDVQYTVSGGTITSATIDGVDMYIEGNTILAGSDSNANGLYMEISDLADGTYSSTVTVKQGKIGQLADLCEALTDVSTGSIPLLMASYENLTSKLEGEIYDEEERIDAYQTRLEEKYSALDTMLSYYSNLGDQLDSTVSSLSSD; this is encoded by the coding sequence ATGGCAATGTCAGTTTCAACAAGCACATATACTTCCACCTCCACTTCCGGCGGTTTTACTATCAACGGGCTTGGTAACGGCACGGACTGGACCGATCTTATTCAGTCATGTGTAGAAGCGGAAAGCTACGAACTTGAGCAGTACGAGGCAGATCTCGAGGAGGCTGAAACCATTTGCAGCCTTCTAGAGGCTCTGGACGATGAACTGGTTGATCTGGCCGGTACCCTGCAAAGCTATGACGAGATGGATGAGTTCCTTTCCTATTCCGTTGCAACCACCGGAGACGGGGAAGTGGCAGCATCCATTGAAGACGGGGCTGGAGAAGGCACTTACAATGTGGTCGTCAATCAACTGGCCAAAAAGGATATCTGGATTTCCGAGGAGCTGGTTTACTCTTCGGCTGATGAGGAGATAATCTCCTCAAACTCTTCCATCACCATGACCTACTCAGGAGAAGACATCACCCTGAATGTCACTGCCGGAACCTCGCTGCAGGATCTTGTGGACCAGATTAACAGAGATCCCGATTGTGATGACAAGATTTCAGCGGCTGTGATCAGTGACGGCACCAGTTACTACCTCAAGCTTAGCGGGGAAGATACCGGTGCGGATAATAACTTAGTACTGACTGATCTGGCCGCGATTGACGGCTACGCTGCGGATTCTTTTACCAATACGCAGGCTGCGCAGAATGCCCAGCTTAAAGTGGACGGCTTTCCATCCGGAGCTGACGAGTGGATAGAATCAGGCTCCAACACCGTTGACGATGTTATCGACAGCATGAGCCTAACCCTCAATGCCGTGACCGATTCCAACGGAATTGATATCGGTGTCTCTTATGATACTGATGCCATGGTTGAAACAATTGAGGATTTTGTCACTGAGGTAAATCAGGTCCTTTATGATTTATTGGATGTTACCGGAGCTCTTGCCGATGCAGACGACGAAGATGACGATAGTGTATATATCAAGGATGCAACTCTTGATCTCGTATACAGCTCCATAAAAAATGCCCTGACTTCCGCCGGGCTCGGTTTCCTTTACTACAATAGTGAAACTGAAGAGGGCGACCCGTTTTCCTCCCTTTCATCTGTGGGTATTACTACCGACAGTACAGAAGGTTCTGATACTTTCGGACAGCTTGAAATTGATTATGATGAATTGGAAGAGGCCCTTGCCGAAGATCCGGAAGCAGTCGCCCTGCTTTTTGCCGCATCGGGGGAGGCGGAGACTGACAGTTCCGACCTGCGTGTGATTTCTACCATTCCCGGCCTCACGGGGGCAGGAGATTTTGATGTGCAGTACACTGTTTCAGGCGGGACTATTACGTCAGCAACCATAGACGGTGTGGATATGTATATTGAAGGCAATACCATACTGGCCGGAAGCGACAGTAACGCCAACGGACTTTATATGGAAATCTCGGATCTGGCTGATGGTACGTATTCCAGCACAGTGACCGTAAAGCAGGGGAAGATCGGGCAGCTTGCGGATCTGTGCGAAGCGTTGACCGATGTTTCAACCGGCAGTATCCCGCTATTGATGGCAAGCTATGAAAACCTCACTTCAAAGCTTGAAGGTGAAATTTATGACGAAGAAGAAAGGATAGATGCTTATCAGACTCGACTGGAGGAAAAATATTCTGCTTTGGATACCATGTTGTCCTATTATTCCAACCTTGGAGATCAGCTGGATAGCACGGTTTCTTCCTTAAGTTCTGATTAG
- the cas6 gene encoding CRISPR system precrRNA processing endoribonuclease RAMP protein Cas6 has protein sequence MHIPVRQFRFSFTLTSAVECPVYHGNAVRGLILAALFGEYADPKDSAHNLPIGMVPVVCEFGRMRMVAGEIYTFGINCVGDNADELAERMAVWADRLAEIGRRSLDYWGENLPIFGGNFTEITMSELAVAPACNGIGELQSGIQSGDVTLQFVSPLKMRSPDEFSRQFPLQGNRCFVVQHFFKQLWSNINKVTPLKSFEEFAALDGVEITHKYFVKIEVPLWGNHKAPSSKTKRKMLQGMQGDVAFSNVPEEWRILLWYGQYVHVGGNKAYGCGRYVLHGVENPVFELRSEIL, from the coding sequence ATGCATATCCCCGTTCGCCAGTTTCGTTTTTCCTTTACTCTTACCAGTGCAGTGGAATGCCCCGTTTATCATGGCAATGCTGTGCGCGGGCTTATTCTTGCTGCCTTGTTTGGGGAATATGCAGATCCTAAAGATAGTGCGCATAACTTACCTATTGGAATGGTTCCTGTTGTTTGCGAATTTGGCCGTATGCGTATGGTGGCGGGGGAGATCTATACCTTCGGCATCAACTGCGTGGGGGATAATGCTGATGAGTTGGCAGAACGTATGGCTGTGTGGGCTGACAGACTTGCCGAGATAGGGCGACGCAGCCTTGATTACTGGGGCGAGAACCTTCCCATATTTGGTGGAAATTTCACTGAGATTACAATGAGCGAACTGGCAGTTGCCCCTGCTTGTAATGGTATCGGGGAATTGCAATCCGGAATACAGAGTGGAGATGTTACACTCCAGTTCGTATCTCCTTTAAAAATGCGCAGCCCCGATGAATTCAGCAGGCAGTTCCCTTTGCAGGGGAACCGTTGCTTTGTTGTGCAGCATTTTTTCAAGCAGCTTTGGAGCAATATTAATAAAGTTACCCCGCTTAAGTCTTTCGAAGAGTTTGCTGCTCTGGATGGAGTTGAGATAACGCACAAGTATTTTGTAAAGATCGAGGTCCCTTTGTGGGGCAACCACAAAGCTCCAAGCAGCAAGACTAAGCGGAAGATGCTTCAAGGAATGCAGGGCGATGTCGCCTTCAGCAATGTGCCGGAAGAATGGCGAATCCTGCTCTGGTATGGGCAGTATGTCCATGTGGGCGGCAATAAGGCATACGGCTGCGGGCGGTATGTTTTGCATGGAGTTGAAAATCCGGTGTTTGAATTGCGGTCTGAAATTTTGTAG